The following coding sequences are from one Canis lupus dingo isolate Sandy chromosome 21, ASM325472v2, whole genome shotgun sequence window:
- the MMP26 gene encoding matrix metalloproteinase-26 isoform X1: protein MQAAILKVTVFLPWCLAFPVPPATDLKGLDFVKNYFHQLFLTKRELPLFTQEDKIQRLKQFHLNETVLQDEQMLVVSRQPHCGGNDGAKDSTFPGSSMWDKHTLTYRIINYPRDINPSTVKNIMQNAVSIWSNVTPLIFQQVKSQDADIKISFWDLAHGDCWPFDGPGGVLGHAFLPNSRAPGVIHFDRGEHWSTSYRGFNLFLVAIHELGHSLGLLHSKSLNSIMYPRYVNRDPRTFHLDGDDIKRIQQLYGERCSSEMPQCWHRRIIQPGFQWLHGKTKNSKP from the exons ATGCAGGCTGCCATCTTAAAGGTTACTGTTTTCCTGCCTTGGTGCCTGGCCTTTCCAGTACCCCCTGCTACAGACCTTAAAGGACTGGACTTTGTTAAG AACTATTTCCATCAGCTTTTCCTGACCAAGAGGGAGTTGCCACTCTTCACCCAAGAGGACAAGATACAGCGCCTGAAGCAGTTCCATCTGAACGAGACAGTCCTACAGGATGAGCAGATGCTGGTTGTGTCACGTCAGCCCCACTGTGGAGGAAATGATGGGGCTAAGGACTCCACTTTCCCAGGAAGTTCTATGTGGGATAAGCACACTCTGACCTACAG GATTATTAATTACCCAAGAGATATAAACCCATCCACAGTGAAAAATATCATGCAAAATGCAGTTTCCATCTGGAGTAATGTGACCCCTCTGATTTTCCAGCAAGTGAAAAGTCAAGATGCAGAtatcaagatttctttttgggaCTTAG CCCATGGAGATTGTTGGCCCTTTGATGGACCAGGTGGTGTCTTAGGTCATGCCTTTTTACCAAATTCTAGAGCTCCAGGAGTTATCCACTTTGACAGAGGAGAACATTGGTCAACTTCATACAGAG GGTTTAATCTGTTCCTGGTTGCCATTCATGAGCTAGGTCATTCTCTGGGCCTGCTGCACTCCAAGAGTCTGAACTCCATAATGTACCCTAGATATGTGAATCGGGACCCTAGAACCTTCCATCTTGATGGTGATGATATCAAAAGAATCCAGCAACTCTATG GAGAAAGATGTTCATCTGAAATGCCCCAGTGCTGGCACAGAAGAATCATTCAACCTGGGTTTCAGTGGCTTCACGGGAAGACAAAGAACTCAAAGCCTTAA
- the MMP26 gene encoding matrix metalloproteinase-26 isoform X3: protein MQAAILKVTVFLPWCLAFPVPPATDLKGLDFVKNYFHQLFLTKRELPLFTQEDKIQRLKQFHLNETVLQDEQMLVVSRQPHCGGNDGAKDSTFPGSSMWDKHTLTYRIINYPRDINPSTVKNIMQNAVSIWSNVTPLIFQQVKSQDADIKISFWDLGFNLFLVAIHELGHSLGLLHSKSLNSIMYPRYVNRDPRTFHLDGDDIKRIQQLYGERCSSEMPQCWHRRIIQPGFQWLHGKTKNSKP, encoded by the exons ATGCAGGCTGCCATCTTAAAGGTTACTGTTTTCCTGCCTTGGTGCCTGGCCTTTCCAGTACCCCCTGCTACAGACCTTAAAGGACTGGACTTTGTTAAG AACTATTTCCATCAGCTTTTCCTGACCAAGAGGGAGTTGCCACTCTTCACCCAAGAGGACAAGATACAGCGCCTGAAGCAGTTCCATCTGAACGAGACAGTCCTACAGGATGAGCAGATGCTGGTTGTGTCACGTCAGCCCCACTGTGGAGGAAATGATGGGGCTAAGGACTCCACTTTCCCAGGAAGTTCTATGTGGGATAAGCACACTCTGACCTACAG GATTATTAATTACCCAAGAGATATAAACCCATCCACAGTGAAAAATATCATGCAAAATGCAGTTTCCATCTGGAGTAATGTGACCCCTCTGATTTTCCAGCAAGTGAAAAGTCAAGATGCAGAtatcaagatttctttttgggaCTTAG GGTTTAATCTGTTCCTGGTTGCCATTCATGAGCTAGGTCATTCTCTGGGCCTGCTGCACTCCAAGAGTCTGAACTCCATAATGTACCCTAGATATGTGAATCGGGACCCTAGAACCTTCCATCTTGATGGTGATGATATCAAAAGAATCCAGCAACTCTATG GAGAAAGATGTTCATCTGAAATGCCCCAGTGCTGGCACAGAAGAATCATTCAACCTGGGTTTCAGTGGCTTCACGGGAAGACAAAGAACTCAAAGCCTTAA
- the MMP26 gene encoding matrix metalloproteinase-26 isoform X2: MQAAILKVTVFLPWCLAFPVPPATDLKGLDFVKLFLTKRELPLFTQEDKIQRLKQFHLNETVLQDEQMLVVSRQPHCGGNDGAKDSTFPGSSMWDKHTLTYRIINYPRDINPSTVKNIMQNAVSIWSNVTPLIFQQVKSQDADIKISFWDLAHGDCWPFDGPGGVLGHAFLPNSRAPGVIHFDRGEHWSTSYRGFNLFLVAIHELGHSLGLLHSKSLNSIMYPRYVNRDPRTFHLDGDDIKRIQQLYGERCSSEMPQCWHRRIIQPGFQWLHGKTKNSKP, translated from the exons ATGCAGGCTGCCATCTTAAAGGTTACTGTTTTCCTGCCTTGGTGCCTGGCCTTTCCAGTACCCCCTGCTACAGACCTTAAAGGACTGGACTTTGTTAAG CTTTTCCTGACCAAGAGGGAGTTGCCACTCTTCACCCAAGAGGACAAGATACAGCGCCTGAAGCAGTTCCATCTGAACGAGACAGTCCTACAGGATGAGCAGATGCTGGTTGTGTCACGTCAGCCCCACTGTGGAGGAAATGATGGGGCTAAGGACTCCACTTTCCCAGGAAGTTCTATGTGGGATAAGCACACTCTGACCTACAG GATTATTAATTACCCAAGAGATATAAACCCATCCACAGTGAAAAATATCATGCAAAATGCAGTTTCCATCTGGAGTAATGTGACCCCTCTGATTTTCCAGCAAGTGAAAAGTCAAGATGCAGAtatcaagatttctttttgggaCTTAG CCCATGGAGATTGTTGGCCCTTTGATGGACCAGGTGGTGTCTTAGGTCATGCCTTTTTACCAAATTCTAGAGCTCCAGGAGTTATCCACTTTGACAGAGGAGAACATTGGTCAACTTCATACAGAG GGTTTAATCTGTTCCTGGTTGCCATTCATGAGCTAGGTCATTCTCTGGGCCTGCTGCACTCCAAGAGTCTGAACTCCATAATGTACCCTAGATATGTGAATCGGGACCCTAGAACCTTCCATCTTGATGGTGATGATATCAAAAGAATCCAGCAACTCTATG GAGAAAGATGTTCATCTGAAATGCCCCAGTGCTGGCACAGAAGAATCATTCAACCTGGGTTTCAGTGGCTTCACGGGAAGACAAAGAACTCAAAGCCTTAA
- the MMP26 gene encoding matrix metalloproteinase-26 isoform X4, protein MLVVSRQPHCGGNDGAKDSTFPGSSMWDKHTLTYRIINYPRDINPSTVKNIMQNAVSIWSNVTPLIFQQVKSQDADIKISFWDLAHGDCWPFDGPGGVLGHAFLPNSRAPGVIHFDRGEHWSTSYRGFNLFLVAIHELGHSLGLLHSKSLNSIMYPRYVNRDPRTFHLDGDDIKRIQQLYGERCSSEMPQCWHRRIIQPGFQWLHGKTKNSKP, encoded by the exons ATGCTGGTTGTGTCACGTCAGCCCCACTGTGGAGGAAATGATGGGGCTAAGGACTCCACTTTCCCAGGAAGTTCTATGTGGGATAAGCACACTCTGACCTACAG GATTATTAATTACCCAAGAGATATAAACCCATCCACAGTGAAAAATATCATGCAAAATGCAGTTTCCATCTGGAGTAATGTGACCCCTCTGATTTTCCAGCAAGTGAAAAGTCAAGATGCAGAtatcaagatttctttttgggaCTTAG CCCATGGAGATTGTTGGCCCTTTGATGGACCAGGTGGTGTCTTAGGTCATGCCTTTTTACCAAATTCTAGAGCTCCAGGAGTTATCCACTTTGACAGAGGAGAACATTGGTCAACTTCATACAGAG GGTTTAATCTGTTCCTGGTTGCCATTCATGAGCTAGGTCATTCTCTGGGCCTGCTGCACTCCAAGAGTCTGAACTCCATAATGTACCCTAGATATGTGAATCGGGACCCTAGAACCTTCCATCTTGATGGTGATGATATCAAAAGAATCCAGCAACTCTATG GAGAAAGATGTTCATCTGAAATGCCCCAGTGCTGGCACAGAAGAATCATTCAACCTGGGTTTCAGTGGCTTCACGGGAAGACAAAGAACTCAAAGCCTTAA